In Arcanobacterium wilhelmae, the following are encoded in one genomic region:
- a CDS encoding histidine phosphatase family protein, translating to MRLHLIRHGQTEANEALIMDTRYPGANLTELGRKQAAGIPARLAGEPITSLSMSNLPRTHQTIAPLAAALGIEPVERPGLAEIDAGAWDGTSIPETGFKYLEVVGQWVSGDMDVRLAGGTTGREVKARFDHEIAAIEKTGAEVAALVAHGAVIPFWVMVTTGTPSIDYFREHRLMNTDIITVEGTLESGYRLVMWAGEPYIGE from the coding sequence ATGCGACTTCACCTGATCCGCCACGGACAGACCGAAGCCAATGAAGCACTGATCATGGACACGCGCTATCCGGGTGCGAATCTGACCGAGCTTGGCCGCAAGCAAGCGGCAGGTATCCCCGCGCGCCTTGCGGGAGAGCCGATCACGTCGCTATCGATGTCCAACCTGCCACGCACCCATCAGACCATCGCCCCGCTCGCTGCTGCTCTTGGAATCGAGCCGGTGGAGCGTCCGGGCCTGGCTGAGATCGACGCCGGTGCGTGGGACGGCACCTCGATCCCTGAAACCGGGTTCAAGTACCTGGAGGTCGTCGGACAGTGGGTCAGCGGTGACATGGACGTTCGACTCGCTGGTGGCACCACAGGGCGCGAGGTGAAGGCCCGCTTTGATCACGAAATTGCCGCAATTGAGAAAACCGGTGCTGAGGTTGCCGCGCTGGTGGCACACGGCGCTGTGATTCCGTTTTGGGTGATGGTCACAACCGGCACGCCCTCGATCGATTACTTCCGCGAGCACCGCCTGATGAACACCGACATCATTACCGTGGAAGGCACGCTCGAGAGCGGCTACCGCCTTGTCATGTGGGCGGGGGAGCCATATATCGGAGAGTAA
- the sucB gene encoding 2-oxoglutarate dehydrogenase, E2 component, dihydrolipoamide succinyltransferase: MSEPIKMPALGESVTDGTVNAWLKQVGETVEEGEPLLEVSTDKVDTEVPAPVSGVLESIEVGEDETVDVGSVLGYIGDGSGAAAAPAAEAAPTQAEDPAPAGDPSPTEQVQQAAGGTGVEVKMPALGESVTDGTVNSWLKEVGDEVEEGEPLLEVSTDKVDTEVPAPASGKLTQILVTEDATVEVGTVLAIIGGEAPSAAGEADVAPVPAEAPAPAPAPAAPAAPAAPAAPAAPAAPAAPAAPAAPAATPAGNEDAYVTPIVRKLAKDLGVDLASVKGTGVGGRVRRQDVEEAAKAAKAAAAPVSAPTPAATTVPASAGSVKAEIAKKAAEATTLRGTRQKMSGLRKTIAKRMVESLETSAQLTTVMEVDVTKIVALRAKAKEGFNAREGVKLTYLPFFVQAAAEALKAHPKINASVEGNEIVYHDVEHIGLAVDTPKGLFVPVIKNAGDLNIAGIAKQIGDLASRTRDGKIGADEMAGSTFTITNTGSIGALFDTPIINQPNVAIMGTGAIFKAPAVIKDQDGNDVIAIRSKCYLAISYDHRIVDGADASRFLRDVKLRLEEADFAGELGL, translated from the coding sequence ATGTCTGAACCCATTAAGATGCCAGCTCTCGGCGAGTCGGTTACCGACGGCACCGTGAATGCTTGGCTGAAGCAGGTCGGCGAAACCGTCGAAGAGGGCGAGCCCTTACTCGAGGTTTCCACCGACAAGGTCGATACCGAGGTCCCAGCCCCGGTTTCTGGCGTGCTCGAGTCGATTGAGGTCGGCGAAGACGAAACCGTCGACGTCGGCTCTGTCCTGGGCTACATCGGCGACGGCTCGGGCGCTGCTGCCGCTCCAGCTGCTGAGGCCGCCCCAACTCAGGCTGAGGATCCGGCTCCTGCAGGCGATCCGTCGCCAACCGAGCAGGTCCAGCAGGCCGCTGGCGGCACCGGCGTCGAGGTCAAGATGCCGGCTCTGGGCGAGTCGGTCACCGACGGCACCGTGAACTCGTGGCTGAAGGAAGTTGGCGACGAGGTTGAAGAAGGCGAGCCGCTCCTCGAAGTCTCCACTGACAAGGTCGATACCGAGGTCCCGGCCCCGGCGTCAGGTAAGCTCACGCAGATTTTGGTGACCGAGGATGCCACTGTTGAGGTTGGCACCGTCCTGGCGATCATCGGCGGCGAAGCTCCTTCTGCCGCTGGCGAGGCCGACGTCGCTCCGGTTCCGGCTGAAGCTCCGGCTCCCGCACCGGCTCCTGCCGCCCCAGCTGCTCCGGCCGCTCCTGCCGCCCCAGCTGCTCCGGCCGCTCCTGCCGCCCCAGCTGCTCCAGCCGCTCCGGCCGCTACCCCGGCCGGTAATGAGGACGCCTACGTCACCCCGATCGTTCGCAAGCTCGCAAAGGATCTCGGCGTGGATCTCGCATCGGTGAAGGGCACCGGCGTCGGCGGCCGCGTCCGCCGTCAGGATGTCGAGGAAGCAGCTAAGGCTGCGAAGGCGGCCGCTGCACCAGTGTCTGCCCCGACTCCTGCTGCAACCACAGTGCCGGCGTCGGCTGGCTCGGTCAAGGCTGAAATTGCGAAGAAGGCCGCCGAGGCTACGACTCTTCGCGGCACCCGTCAGAAGATGTCGGGCCTGCGCAAGACCATCGCCAAGCGCATGGTGGAATCGCTTGAGACTTCCGCTCAGCTCACCACCGTGATGGAAGTGGACGTCACCAAGATCGTCGCACTGCGAGCAAAGGCAAAGGAAGGCTTCAACGCACGCGAAGGCGTCAAGCTGACCTACCTGCCATTCTTCGTGCAGGCTGCCGCTGAGGCACTCAAGGCTCATCCGAAGATCAACGCTTCGGTGGAGGGCAACGAGATCGTCTACCACGACGTGGAGCACATCGGCCTCGCTGTCGATACCCCGAAGGGCCTGTTCGTTCCGGTGATCAAGAACGCCGGCGATCTCAACATCGCAGGCATTGCCAAGCAGATTGGCGATCTCGCTTCGCGTACGCGCGACGGCAAGATCGGCGCCGACGAGATGGCAGGTTCGACCTTCACCATCACGAACACCGGCTCCATCGGCGCCCTGTTCGATACCCCGATCATCAACCAGCCGAACGTGGCGATCATGGGTACCGGCGCGATCTTCAAGGCACCGGCTGTGATCAAGGATCAGGACGGCAACGACGTGATCGCAATCCGCTCCAAGTGCTACCTCGCTATCTCCTACGATCACCGTATCGTCGATGGCGCGGACGCCTCGCGCTTCCTGCGCGACGTGAAGCTCCGCCTCGAAGAGGCAGATTTCGCAGGCGAGCTCGGCCTGTGA
- a CDS encoding DUF3043 domain-containing protein, which produces MFGKKQNEPAEEVHTPQATLPKGYTPSKGAPTPRRKDQVRRRQRPLVQDRTSLTKEERKARRAEDRARADEAYHREQEAMRTGDERHMPARFQGAWRRFGRDYIDASGPWGAFFIPLAFLLLPTIFFQAQFPRVGTLTTIGIYLILIVMGIQGAIVARRAQILAGHRYGFEHVKRGYFSQMFGRTFYLRRWRMPAAQVARGEFPKGSSKEDLAAAKAAYKEWKKN; this is translated from the coding sequence GTGTTCGGAAAGAAGCAAAACGAGCCGGCTGAAGAAGTACACACACCACAGGCAACGCTGCCGAAGGGATACACGCCGTCCAAGGGAGCACCCACTCCCCGTCGAAAGGATCAGGTTCGTCGTCGTCAGCGCCCGCTCGTCCAGGATCGGACCTCGCTCACGAAAGAGGAGCGCAAGGCGCGCCGCGCCGAAGATCGCGCACGCGCCGACGAGGCCTACCACCGCGAACAGGAAGCGATGCGCACCGGCGATGAGCGCCACATGCCCGCGCGTTTCCAAGGCGCCTGGCGCCGATTCGGTCGCGATTACATCGACGCATCTGGCCCGTGGGGTGCATTCTTCATTCCGCTGGCGTTCCTCTTGCTCCCCACAATTTTCTTTCAGGCGCAATTCCCGCGCGTGGGAACGCTTACCACAATCGGTATCTATCTCATCCTGATCGTCATGGGTATCCAGGGCGCCATCGTGGCGCGCCGTGCTCAGATTCTCGCTGGCCACCGCTACGGTTTCGAGCATGTCAAGCGAGGCTACTTCTCTCAGATGTTCGGCCGCACCTTCTATCTGCGCCGCTGGCGTATGCCGGCTGCCCAGGTTGCTCGCGGTGAGTTCCCCAAGGGCTCGTCGAAGGAAGATCTAGCAGCTGCGAAGGCCGCCTACAAGGAGTGGAAGAAGAACTAG
- a CDS encoding leucyl aminopeptidase: MTTLTVSNILSAPTAPTIVGLVGDPLTVASNLSDATTIEALAAAFTLVGASTSLGSTTTLVHNGAVVIGVGLGDDAGHEELRQAAGAGVRAAAGLGEAHVALAHEAAIDLEAIVEGSLFAAYDFTTYHTPKKPAVETITVHSPITEDVDVIVEHATVLRDSIARVRDLVNTAPNHLNPENFSLLAKDEAEKVGLSVKIYEGQELVDEKLNGLIAVGKGAEHGPRLVRVEWNPEGAKGYTALVGKGITYDSGGYSLKPSTSMVTMKTDMTGSATILQTVIAAARLGIQRRVVAWMCLAENMVSATSSRPDDVITYRNGTTVEINNTDAEGRVVMADGLIMATEEKPDEVIDIATLTGAQIIALGNRYCGVMGTESIRDDVVAAADMVGELAWPMPLPKELRKSLDSPVADMRNSGSRPGGMLVAGLYLKEFVGDTPWAHIDIAGPSFNQDSAWGYTPKNATGVMVRTLVGFLEEKASE; the protein is encoded by the coding sequence GTGACTACTTTGACTGTTTCCAATATTTTGTCCGCGCCCACCGCACCCACAATCGTGGGTCTCGTGGGCGATCCGCTGACGGTGGCATCAAACCTTTCCGATGCCACCACGATCGAGGCTCTTGCCGCAGCATTCACGCTGGTGGGCGCTTCCACCTCTCTCGGTTCGACCACCACGCTCGTGCACAACGGCGCCGTGGTGATCGGCGTCGGCCTGGGTGACGACGCTGGCCACGAGGAACTCCGCCAGGCTGCGGGCGCGGGCGTCCGCGCTGCCGCAGGCCTGGGCGAAGCACACGTCGCCCTTGCCCATGAGGCCGCGATCGACCTCGAGGCGATTGTGGAGGGCTCACTCTTCGCCGCCTACGATTTCACCACCTATCACACACCGAAGAAGCCCGCGGTCGAAACGATCACTGTTCACTCCCCTATCACCGAGGACGTGGATGTGATTGTTGAGCATGCCACCGTGCTTCGCGATTCGATCGCACGCGTTCGCGATCTCGTCAACACCGCACCAAACCATCTCAACCCCGAAAACTTCTCCCTCCTTGCGAAGGACGAGGCTGAAAAGGTTGGCCTGTCCGTCAAGATTTACGAGGGCCAAGAACTCGTTGACGAGAAGCTCAACGGTCTGATCGCTGTTGGCAAGGGCGCCGAGCACGGCCCGCGCCTGGTGCGTGTGGAGTGGAACCCGGAAGGAGCAAAGGGCTACACCGCACTCGTCGGGAAGGGCATCACCTACGATTCGGGCGGCTATTCGCTCAAGCCCTCCACCTCGATGGTGACGATGAAGACCGATATGACCGGCTCGGCAACGATTCTTCAGACGGTCATCGCTGCCGCGCGCCTGGGTATTCAGCGCCGCGTCGTGGCGTGGATGTGCCTTGCGGAGAACATGGTGTCGGCTACCTCGTCGCGCCCAGATGATGTGATCACCTACCGCAACGGCACAACTGTGGAGATCAACAACACGGATGCTGAGGGCCGCGTTGTCATGGCTGATGGCCTCATCATGGCGACCGAAGAAAAGCCGGACGAAGTGATCGATATCGCCACGCTCACGGGCGCCCAGATCATCGCGCTCGGCAACCGCTACTGCGGCGTCATGGGCACCGAGTCTATTCGGGACGACGTCGTCGCCGCTGCCGACATGGTAGGCGAGCTCGCCTGGCCGATGCCGCTACCGAAGGAACTGCGAAAGAGCCTGGATTCGCCGGTTGCCGACATGCGCAACTCGGGATCGCGTCCGGGCGGCATGCTCGTTGCCGGCCTGTACTTGAAGGAATTCGTGGGCGATACCCCATGGGCTCATATCGATATCGCAGGCCCGTCCTTCAACCAGGATTCAGCCTGGGGCTACACGCCGAAGAACGCAACCGGCGTGATGGTGCGCACCCTCGTCGGATTCCTTGAGGAAAAGGCGAGCGAGTAA
- the lpdA gene encoding dihydrolipoyl dehydrogenase, which produces MTTQEYDIVILGAGSGGYAAALRAGQLGLKVALIEGDKVGGTCLHRGCIPTKALLHVAEVADEMREGSNIGVMGNFDHIDMSAVNSYKNGVIEKMYKGLTGLVASRNVETISGWGRLVAKDTVEVNGQQIKGKNIILASGSFSKTIGQTITNRVITSEQALNMDVVPKSVVVLGGGVIGVEFASVWASYGAEVTIIEGLDHLVPNEDEAISKNLERQFRKRKIAFKTKTMFDHVEEDANGVHVFTQDGKQFDAEYLLIAIGRGPNTANMGYEEQGIPMDRGFVLTNERLHTGVGNIYAVGDIVPGVQLAHRGFLQGMFVAEEIAGLNPKPLNESYIPRVTFCNPEIASVGLTEKAAKEKYGEVETAEFNLTGNGKSQMLGAAGFVKLVREKDGPIVGFHAIGARMSEQIGEGELLVAWEAFPEDLDGLIHAHPSQNEAVGEAMLALAGKPLHNH; this is translated from the coding sequence GTGACTACTCAGGAATACGACATCGTTATTCTCGGTGCAGGATCCGGCGGTTACGCCGCGGCACTTCGCGCCGGACAGCTCGGGCTCAAGGTCGCGCTGATCGAGGGAGACAAGGTTGGTGGCACCTGCCTTCACCGTGGTTGTATCCCCACGAAGGCCCTTCTGCACGTTGCGGAAGTTGCCGACGAAATGCGCGAAGGCTCCAACATCGGCGTGATGGGCAACTTTGATCACATCGATATGTCAGCCGTGAACTCCTACAAGAACGGCGTGATCGAGAAGATGTACAAGGGCCTCACGGGCCTCGTGGCTTCGCGCAACGTCGAGACCATCTCTGGCTGGGGTCGCCTCGTGGCCAAGGATACCGTGGAGGTCAACGGCCAGCAGATCAAGGGCAAGAACATCATCCTCGCCTCGGGCTCGTTCTCCAAGACCATCGGCCAGACGATCACGAACCGTGTGATCACCTCCGAGCAGGCCCTGAACATGGACGTTGTGCCGAAGTCCGTTGTCGTTCTCGGCGGCGGTGTCATCGGTGTTGAGTTCGCTTCTGTGTGGGCTTCGTACGGCGCTGAGGTCACCATCATCGAGGGTCTCGACCACCTGGTTCCGAACGAGGATGAGGCGATCTCGAAGAACCTTGAGCGCCAGTTCCGTAAGCGCAAGATCGCTTTCAAGACGAAGACCATGTTCGACCACGTCGAGGAGGACGCCAACGGCGTTCACGTCTTCACACAGGATGGCAAGCAGTTCGACGCCGAGTACCTCCTGATCGCCATCGGCCGCGGCCCAAACACCGCGAACATGGGCTACGAGGAGCAAGGCATCCCGATGGATCGAGGCTTCGTGCTCACGAACGAGCGTCTTCACACTGGCGTGGGCAACATCTACGCCGTCGGCGATATCGTGCCGGGCGTGCAGCTCGCTCATCGCGGTTTCCTTCAGGGCATGTTCGTTGCTGAGGAGATCGCGGGGCTCAATCCGAAGCCGCTCAACGAGAGCTATATTCCGCGCGTCACCTTCTGTAACCCCGAGATCGCCTCGGTTGGTCTCACAGAGAAGGCCGCGAAGGAGAAGTACGGCGAAGTTGAAACCGCCGAGTTCAACCTTACCGGCAACGGCAAGTCCCAGATGCTGGGCGCTGCCGGTTTCGTCAAGCTCGTTCGCGAAAAGGATGGCCCGATCGTCGGCTTCCACGCGATCGGCGCACGTATGTCCGAGCAGATCGGCGAAGGAGAGCTCCTGGTGGCCTGGGAGGCCTTCCCCGAGGATCTCGATGGCCTGATCCACGCTCATCCAAGCCAGAACGAAGCTGTCGGCGAGGCGATGCTCGCGCTGGCAGGCAAGCCGCTTCACAACCACTGA
- a CDS encoding DUF4191 domain-containing protein has product MAKTNKPKKKRWYSYLADAYRVSKRTYPWTGWAVWGSLVGILTLFIILAAVTGSWFFYIFTGVVLAATVALLVLLQLVKTASYKQIDGMPGAASAVLGNIKRGWNITEEPVRFNPRSQDMVFRAIGRPGIVLIGDGSPSQVNKLIDEERRAIKRVAPSAPIQVIKVGNGEDQVKLSQLEKTMRRLPKKISNQEVAAVAQRLRAIPTNALPIPKGIDPMNARPNRKAMRGR; this is encoded by the coding sequence ATGGCAAAAACGAACAAGCCGAAGAAGAAGCGTTGGTATTCCTACCTCGCCGACGCCTACCGCGTGTCAAAAAGGACATATCCGTGGACTGGCTGGGCTGTGTGGGGATCGCTCGTCGGCATCCTCACCCTCTTCATCATCCTTGCCGCCGTCACCGGCAGCTGGTTCTTCTACATTTTCACCGGCGTCGTACTGGCAGCCACCGTCGCCCTTCTCGTACTTCTTCAGCTGGTGAAAACTGCCTCCTACAAGCAAATTGATGGCATGCCTGGCGCGGCTTCCGCGGTCCTTGGCAACATTAAGCGTGGTTGGAACATCACGGAGGAGCCCGTGCGTTTCAACCCGCGTTCTCAAGATATGGTGTTCCGTGCGATTGGTCGCCCGGGCATCGTGCTCATCGGCGATGGTTCCCCATCGCAGGTGAACAAACTGATCGACGAGGAGCGTCGCGCCATCAAGCGTGTTGCGCCGTCCGCACCGATTCAGGTCATCAAAGTGGGTAACGGTGAGGATCAGGTGAAGCTTTCTCAACTCGAGAAAACCATGCGCCGCCTCCCAAAGAAGATCTCGAACCAGGAAGTTGCGGCAGTCGCCCAACGTCTTCGCGCGATCCCCACGAATGCTCTTCCCATCCCGAAGGGCATTGATCCTATGAATGCGCGCCCGAATCGCAAAGCGATGCGTGGCCGCTAA
- a CDS encoding MFS transporter has protein sequence MAAGSKFAQYRDLPRLAGSGRLIVSFLGRFPTSMVVIGNLTLITVTTGSVATASITSAALAIANGIGQPVTGRLSDKLGQRWPLLIASLLNALFCVVHVYAATAGAPVSLLVALAALIGVTTAPVGALARVRWYHLAKRPPQLAAALSWESMIDEMGFVLGPALVGILSSMISPYLPLIISATLAATCGVGFALSKNAVGPQIDTATGSSPSTAAVAKAVLVCLIGMAALGMFFGSTQTSTTAAANAMGNESLAGLIYAALGFGSAITSIGAVALPDTFSLRARIMTGGIGLAVGAIGCSFAQNFWQLAILIFLTGMAIGPASVALFTLAGELSPQGGDALAVTLLGAINILGVATANAITGQLVETNWMWGYFFTAGCGLLLTFGTLLSPSKQVR, from the coding sequence ATGGCCGCTGGTTCTAAATTTGCGCAGTATCGCGACCTCCCCCGTCTCGCAGGAAGCGGACGTCTCATTGTGTCATTTCTTGGTAGGTTCCCCACTTCTATGGTGGTGATCGGAAATCTCACGTTGATCACCGTCACCACGGGCTCAGTTGCCACCGCATCGATCACCTCCGCGGCCCTCGCCATCGCCAACGGTATCGGCCAACCCGTCACCGGGCGCCTCTCAGACAAACTCGGGCAACGCTGGCCGCTCCTCATTGCCTCACTCCTCAACGCACTGTTTTGCGTGGTGCACGTCTACGCAGCAACCGCGGGCGCTCCGGTCTCGCTCCTTGTCGCACTCGCCGCACTCATCGGTGTGACCACAGCCCCCGTCGGAGCCCTCGCGCGCGTACGCTGGTATCACCTTGCCAAGCGCCCACCACAACTCGCTGCTGCACTCTCGTGGGAATCGATGATCGACGAGATGGGCTTCGTGCTCGGCCCCGCACTCGTGGGCATCCTTTCATCGATGATCTCCCCTTATCTACCGCTCATCATCTCCGCCACGCTCGCGGCAACATGCGGAGTGGGATTCGCACTGTCAAAGAACGCCGTCGGCCCACAAATCGATACCGCGACCGGTTCCTCCCCCTCAACAGCCGCAGTCGCGAAAGCTGTGCTGGTGTGTCTGATCGGGATGGCAGCCCTTGGCATGTTTTTCGGTTCCACCCAAACCTCCACCACTGCAGCGGCCAACGCAATGGGTAACGAATCGCTCGCTGGGCTCATCTACGCCGCACTTGGCTTCGGTTCCGCGATCACATCAATCGGCGCGGTTGCACTCCCCGACACCTTCTCACTGCGCGCACGCATCATGACGGGAGGAATTGGCCTCGCCGTTGGTGCTATCGGTTGCTCCTTCGCGCAGAATTTCTGGCAACTCGCCATTCTCATTTTCCTCACGGGCATGGCCATCGGCCCGGCCTCGGTCGCTCTCTTCACATTGGCTGGGGAGCTTTCCCCTCAGGGCGGCGATGCTCTCGCTGTCACTCTGCTCGGAGCGATTAATATTCTCGGTGTGGCAACCGCCAACGCAATCACTGGACAGCTGGTCGAAACGAACTGGATGTGGGGGTACTTCTTCACCGCGGGGTGCGGCCTACTTCTCACATTTGGGACACTTTTGAGTCCAAGCAAACAGGTTCGCTAA
- a CDS encoding dipeptidase — protein MNEIAKRIDDKMEHYIEALTEHVAIPSVSQLSFDQAHMRESATWIAAKFEALGLETEIIELEANGKQGRPAILASREAEPGRPTILLYGHHDVQPTGDYAAWDQDDPFTAVRKGDRLYGRGAADDKAGVMLHVAAIENADPGVGIRVFIEGEEEVGSPTFDEFLHTYKDRLAADVIVVADSGNWKVGIPSLTTSLRGVTEVEVDLEVLDHALHSGMYGGPILDSVTLMARLIATLHDEEGNVAVEGLLQEDTATVDYPEVDLRADTGILDGVQFAGSGSLAGRIWTKPAIAVIGMDVTPTEISSNTISPRTRAHISLRVPPAQDPAEAAQALVDHLVSHAPFGAHVTARVLEAGPGFIAGEDTPVQQLAHEVLAEAFGHESVDIGLGGSIPFISTLKAEFPNADILVTGVEDPDTRAHSANESLHLGDWRNAIVAEALLLSRLGK, from the coding sequence ATGAATGAAATCGCAAAACGTATTGACGACAAGATGGAACACTACATCGAGGCATTAACTGAGCATGTGGCGATCCCATCCGTTTCCCAACTCTCCTTCGATCAGGCTCACATGCGTGAAAGCGCAACATGGATTGCCGCGAAATTCGAGGCTCTGGGCCTTGAAACCGAGATTATCGAGCTTGAAGCAAACGGGAAGCAGGGCCGTCCGGCGATTCTTGCCTCGCGCGAGGCTGAGCCTGGCCGTCCCACCATCTTGCTCTACGGGCACCACGACGTTCAGCCCACCGGCGATTATGCTGCGTGGGATCAGGACGATCCGTTTACTGCTGTGCGCAAGGGTGATCGCTTGTACGGCCGTGGCGCCGCAGATGACAAAGCGGGCGTCATGCTCCATGTTGCAGCGATCGAGAACGCCGATCCCGGCGTCGGAATCCGCGTGTTCATCGAAGGAGAGGAAGAGGTCGGCTCGCCCACATTCGACGAATTCCTCCACACGTACAAGGATCGCCTCGCGGCGGACGTGATCGTTGTTGCCGATTCCGGTAACTGGAAAGTCGGCATTCCCTCGCTCACCACGTCCCTCCGCGGCGTGACTGAGGTGGAAGTGGACCTTGAGGTTCTCGATCACGCCCTTCACTCGGGCATGTACGGCGGACCGATCTTGGATTCCGTCACGTTGATGGCTCGCCTCATCGCCACGCTTCACGATGAGGAAGGCAACGTTGCGGTCGAGGGTTTGTTGCAGGAAGACACTGCAACCGTCGATTACCCGGAAGTGGATCTTCGAGCAGATACGGGCATTTTGGACGGTGTCCAGTTCGCCGGTTCGGGTTCGCTCGCTGGTCGCATTTGGACGAAGCCTGCGATCGCCGTCATCGGAATGGACGTGACCCCCACGGAAATCTCGTCGAACACGATTTCTCCGCGTACGCGCGCCCACATTTCGTTGCGTGTCCCGCCGGCCCAGGATCCAGCGGAAGCCGCCCAGGCGCTTGTCGATCACTTGGTCTCGCACGCGCCGTTTGGAGCGCACGTGACCGCACGCGTTCTCGAGGCTGGGCCTGGCTTCATTGCTGGGGAAGATACCCCGGTTCAGCAGCTCGCCCACGAAGTACTCGCCGAGGCGTTCGGACACGAGAGCGTTGATATCGGCCTGGGTGGCTCCATCCCCTTCATTTCCACGTTGAAGGCGGAGTTCCCGAATGCGGATATTTTGGTCACTGGCGTGGAAGATCCAGATACGCGTGCGCATTCGGCGAACGAGTCGCTTCACTTAGGCGATTGGCGTAACGCCATCGTCGCTGAGGCGCTGTTGCTGAGTAGGCTCGGCAAGTGA
- the glnA gene encoding type I glutamate--ammonia ligase: MFSSVEEASAYIADSDIEFVDVRFCDLPGVMQHFTIPVSAFDVDALAEGLMFDGSSIRGFTKIHESDMKLIPDPATAYIDPFRKRKTLVMNFAVVDPFTGEPYGRDPRNVAKRAEEYLKSTGIADTVYIGAEPEFYLFDEVRFSSEVNQSSYHIDSTEAWWNTNREEEGGNLGYKTRVKGGYFPVSPNDQMNDLRDEMTAKCIEVGLDIEREHHEVGTGGQQEINYRFGTLLQAGDDLMKFKYVIKNVAFEAGKTVTFMPKPLFGDNGSGMHTHQSLWKNGEPLFADPNGYGGLSDMARWYIGGLLHHAKSLLAFTNPSVNSFHRLVPGFEAPVNLVYSARNRSACIRIPVTGTSPKAKRLEYRVPDPSANPYLCFAAQLMAGLDGIKNRIEPPAPIDKDLYELPPEEHAEIEQLPGSLEDALRYLEEDHDYLTEGDVFPEDLIEAWISYKREHEIAPLAQRPHPYEFALYYDL; this comes from the coding sequence GTGTTTTCAAGCGTTGAAGAGGCCTCGGCATATATCGCCGATTCCGACATTGAGTTCGTCGATGTCCGTTTCTGTGATCTGCCAGGCGTGATGCAGCACTTCACTATTCCGGTGTCTGCTTTTGACGTTGATGCCCTCGCGGAGGGCCTGATGTTCGACGGTTCGTCGATTCGCGGATTCACGAAAATTCACGAATCAGATATGAAGCTGATTCCAGATCCCGCCACCGCCTACATCGATCCGTTCCGCAAGCGCAAGACTCTCGTCATGAACTTCGCAGTCGTCGATCCTTTCACGGGCGAGCCCTACGGCCGCGATCCGCGAAATGTTGCCAAGCGTGCTGAGGAGTATCTGAAATCCACTGGCATCGCCGACACCGTCTACATCGGTGCAGAGCCGGAGTTTTACCTCTTCGACGAGGTTCGTTTCTCGTCGGAGGTTAACCAGTCGTCGTATCACATCGATTCGACCGAGGCGTGGTGGAACACCAACCGCGAGGAAGAGGGCGGCAACCTCGGCTACAAGACCCGCGTCAAAGGTGGCTACTTCCCTGTCTCTCCGAACGATCAGATGAACGACCTGCGTGATGAAATGACAGCCAAGTGCATCGAGGTTGGTCTCGACATTGAGCGTGAGCACCACGAGGTTGGCACGGGCGGGCAGCAGGAGATCAACTACCGTTTCGGCACCTTGCTCCAGGCAGGCGACGACCTCATGAAGTTCAAGTACGTGATCAAGAACGTGGCTTTCGAGGCAGGAAAGACCGTCACTTTCATGCCGAAGCCACTGTTTGGCGATAACGGTTCGGGCATGCACACCCACCAGTCGCTGTGGAAGAATGGTGAGCCGCTCTTTGCCGATCCGAACGGCTACGGTGGCCTTTCGGATATGGCACGTTGGTACATCGGCGGCCTGCTCCATCATGCGAAGTCACTCCTTGCCTTCACGAACCCGTCGGTGAACTCGTTCCACCGCCTGGTTCCGGGCTTCGAGGCCCCAGTGAACCTTGTGTATTCGGCTCGTAACCGCTCTGCTTGCATCCGCATCCCTGTCACTGGTACGTCACCCAAGGCGAAGCGCCTGGAGTACCGCGTGCCGGATCCAAGCGCGAACCCGTACCTGTGCTTCGCCGCCCAGCTGATGGCTGGTTTGGACGGTATCAAGAACCGCATCGAGCCACCGGCTCCGATCGATAAGGATCTGTACGAGTTGCCTCCCGAGGAGCACGCTGAGATTGAGCAGCTGCCGGGTTCGCTCGAGGATGCGCTTCGTTACCTCGAAGAGGATCACGATTACCTGACTGAGGGCGATGTGTTCCCCGAAGATCTCATCGAAGCCTGGATCTCGTACAAGCGCGAGCACGAGATCGCTCCGTTGGCGCAGCGTCCACATCCGTACGAGTTCGCTCTGTACTACGATCTGTGA